One genomic window of Podarcis muralis chromosome 9, rPodMur119.hap1.1, whole genome shotgun sequence includes the following:
- the MCUB gene encoding calcium uniporter regulatory subunit MCUb, mitochondrial isoform X3 — translation MLCLRQTGNLRHHRRALYSTLVPSDEVTVHYKHGLPAITLTLPSRKERCQFTVKPMLMTVGAFLQDIQREDNAIEKVEVFTADGSMISSSTLMEILLMNDFKLVINGAEYSVHPPLKDQMSTEHKLEMDDIKSMVHKLFTALHLEDHQTRRERELMQKMELLREELLPLEQLKAGITTDVDAKTSRLLWIGLALMSTQGGALAWLTWWVYSWDIMEPVTYFITYGTAMAFYAYFVLTKQDYIYPDARDRQFLHYFHQKSKSQNFDVDQYNKLKDDLAEVEESLRRLKNPLQLRLPIEEINNKH, via the exons ATGCTTTGCCTGAGACAAACTGGAAATCTAAGACATCACAGAAGAGCACTTTATAGCACACTAGTGCCATCTGATG AAGTAACTGTACATTATAAACATGGATTGCCTGCGATAACTCTGACATTACCCTCGAGAAAGGAACGCTGCCAGTTTACAGTCAAGCCGATGCTGATGACTGTGGGAGCCTTCTTGCAGGACATACAGAGAGAGGATAATGCCATTGAAAAGGTAGAAGTCTTCACAGCAG ATGGCAGCATGATTTCTTCTTCAACGTTGATGGAGATTCTTTTGATGAATGATTTTAAACTTGTCATCAATGGTGCAGAATACAGTGTTCATCCTCCACTGAAAG atcaAATGAGCACAGAACATAAACTGGAGATGGATGACATCAAGTCTATGGTCCACAAGTTGTTTACAGCACTTCATTTAGAAGACCACCAgacaaggagagagagggaattAATGCAAAAAATGGAACTTCTGAGAGAAGAACTGCTGCCTCTGGAGCAG CTTAAAGCTGGAATTACTACAGATGTCGATGCTAAGACTTCTCGGCTTCTATGGATTGGCTTAGCCTTAATGTCAACTCAAGGTGGAGCCTTGGCTTGGCTTACCTGGTGGGTCTATTCATGGGATATCATGGAGCCTGTTACTTACTTTATCACCTATGGAACTGCCATGGCATTCTATGCTTACTTTGTGCTTACTAAACAG GATTATATTTACCCAGATGCTCGGGACAGGCAATTTCTCCACTACTTTCACCAGAAATCCAAAAGCCAGAACTTCGATGTGGATCAGTATAACAAATTAAAAGATGATCTTGCAGAG GTGGAAGAATCCTTGAGGCGGCTGAAGAATCCCTTACAATTGCGTCTTCCTATCgaagaaataaataacaaacattAA
- the MCUB gene encoding calcium uniporter regulatory subunit MCUb, mitochondrial isoform X4 — protein sequence MLCLRQTGNLRHHRRALYSTLVPSDVTVHYKHGLPAITLTLPSRKERCQFTVKPMLMTVGAFLQDIQREDNAIEKVEVFTADGSMISSSTLMEILLMNDFKLVINGAEYSVHPPLKDQMSTEHKLEMDDIKSMVHKLFTALHLEDHQTRRERELMQKMELLREELLPLEQLKAGITTDVDAKTSRLLWIGLALMSTQGGALAWLTWWVYSWDIMEPVTYFITYGTAMAFYAYFVLTKQDYIYPDARDRQFLHYFHQKSKSQNFDVDQYNKLKDDLAEVEESLRRLKNPLQLRLPIEEINNKH from the exons ATGCTTTGCCTGAGACAAACTGGAAATCTAAGACATCACAGAAGAGCACTTTATAGCACACTAGTGCCATCTGATG TAACTGTACATTATAAACATGGATTGCCTGCGATAACTCTGACATTACCCTCGAGAAAGGAACGCTGCCAGTTTACAGTCAAGCCGATGCTGATGACTGTGGGAGCCTTCTTGCAGGACATACAGAGAGAGGATAATGCCATTGAAAAGGTAGAAGTCTTCACAGCAG ATGGCAGCATGATTTCTTCTTCAACGTTGATGGAGATTCTTTTGATGAATGATTTTAAACTTGTCATCAATGGTGCAGAATACAGTGTTCATCCTCCACTGAAAG atcaAATGAGCACAGAACATAAACTGGAGATGGATGACATCAAGTCTATGGTCCACAAGTTGTTTACAGCACTTCATTTAGAAGACCACCAgacaaggagagagagggaattAATGCAAAAAATGGAACTTCTGAGAGAAGAACTGCTGCCTCTGGAGCAG CTTAAAGCTGGAATTACTACAGATGTCGATGCTAAGACTTCTCGGCTTCTATGGATTGGCTTAGCCTTAATGTCAACTCAAGGTGGAGCCTTGGCTTGGCTTACCTGGTGGGTCTATTCATGGGATATCATGGAGCCTGTTACTTACTTTATCACCTATGGAACTGCCATGGCATTCTATGCTTACTTTGTGCTTACTAAACAG GATTATATTTACCCAGATGCTCGGGACAGGCAATTTCTCCACTACTTTCACCAGAAATCCAAAAGCCAGAACTTCGATGTGGATCAGTATAACAAATTAAAAGATGATCTTGCAGAG GTGGAAGAATCCTTGAGGCGGCTGAAGAATCCCTTACAATTGCGTCTTCCTATCgaagaaataaataacaaacattAA
- the CASP6 gene encoding caspase-6 — translation MASSKRQRNSNNGSGEIHVDSKNVLQDRDGQQNHTETDAIGERNIQLFDPAVEYNMNHKRRGLALIFNHERFFWHLTLPERRGTQADRDNLKRSLTELGFEVKCFDDLKAVEVLQNIYNVSTDQHEDADCFVCIFLSHGEDDHVYAYDAKIKIQELTKMFRGDKCPSLVGKPKVFIIQACRGDRHDDPVLHRDTVDSKTEINETQVDAAAVYTLPAGADFLMCYSVAEGYYSHRETVNGSWYIQDLCEMIRKHGSSLEFTELLTLVNRKVAHRRVDVCKDLNAIGKKQIPCFASMLTKKLHFYPKSK, via the exons ATGGCGAGCTCCAAGCGGCAGAGAAACTCCAACAACGGCTCAG GAGAAATCCATGTGGACAGCAAGAATGTACTGCAAGACAGAG ATGGACAGCAAAACCACACTGAAACAGATGCCATTGGTGAAAG AAACATCCAGCTTTTTGATCCAGCAGTGGAGTATAACATGAACCACAAGAGGAGGGGACTTGCTCTGATCTTCAACCACGAACGTTTTTTCTGGCACTTGACATTACCAGAGAGACGTGGCACCCAAGCTGACAGGGATAACCTAAAACGCAG TTTGACGGAGCTTGGGTTTGAAGTGAAGTGCTTTGATGACCTTAAAGCAGTTGAAGTGTTGCAAAACATTTACAACG TGTCCACAGACCAGCATGAAGATGCAGACTGCTTTGTGTGCATTTTCCTGAGTCATGGAGAAGATGATCACGTTTATGCCTACGatgctaaaataaagatacaggaATTAACCAAGATGTTCAGAGGAGACAAATGCCCAAGCCTAGTTGGGAAGCCAAAAGTATTTATAATTCAG GCATGCAGAGGAGATAGGCATGACGACCCAGTCCTTCACCGTGACACAGTGGATAGCAAAACAGAAATCAATGAAACACAAGTCGATGCTGCTGCCGTATATACACTGCCTGCTGGTGCAGACTTCCTCATGTGTTACTCGGTTGCAGAAG GGTACTATTCTCATCGCGAGACTGTAAATGGCTCTTGGTACATTCAAGATCTGTGTGAGATGATAAGAAAACATGGTTCTTCCCTGGAGTTCACAGAGCTACTGACGCTGGTTAACAGGAAGGTGGCTCACCGCAGAGTGGATGTGTGCAAAGATCTTAATGCTATAGGAAAAAAGCAGATTCCTTGCTTTGCATCAATGTTGACTAAGAAGCTGCATTTCTACCCAAAATCAAAATAA